From Coccinella septempunctata chromosome 4, icCocSept1.1, whole genome shotgun sequence, a single genomic window includes:
- the LOC123311123 gene encoding uncharacterized protein LOC123311123 — MNPVKSLMKEKQRLEDLSDNLNEEMRKYEALRNTPYPYQLWQRIPRCNLKLQELKPNYYFDAINVIEEYYLNEEPLFQNMGLVEDCDSSKSFRWRVLNNLKNSTSVIALNEGNLLEIAGVLVLVEVTRNYFSRNMSREDLVQGHCHKMYVKLTSTLIYDVDLYSMFDCFIFLRIYALCIKPNYRHMGLGLKFFETAIYVAQSLRIPVIMGVFTDSCLQVLARKIGMTEIKKIKYSDWKDFDNNEIFPNLRQDRTSCSLMAGRVPLPPPPPVTETIIVEEPRKKKK, encoded by the exons ATGAATCCCGTCAAGTCGCTCATGAAAGAAAAGCAAAGATTGGAAGATCTGTCTGATAATCTGAATGAAGAGATGAGGAAATATGAGGCACTGAGAAACACGCCATACCCATATCAGCTTTGGCAGAGGATACCGAGATGCAACTTGAAACTGCAAGAACTCAAGCCCAACTATTACTTCGATGCAATAAACGTCATCGAG GAGTATTATCTCAACGAGGAACCCTTATTCCAAAATATGGGCTTGGTTGAAGATTGCGATTCTTCCAAGTCGTTCAGATGGAGGGTTTTAAACAACTTGAAGAACTCAACATCGGTCATTGCATTAAATGAGG GAAATCTTCTGGAGATTGCCGGTGTGCTCGTGTTGGTAGAAGTAACAAGAAATTATTTCAGTAGAAACATGAGTAGGGAAGACTTGGTGCAAGGTCACTGTCACAAAATGTATGTGAAGCTTACCAGCACGTTGATATATGATGTCGATCTATACTCCATGTTtgattgtttcatattcttgaGAATATACGCTTTGTGCATCAAACCTAACTACAGGCATATGG GTCTGGGATTAAAATTTTTCGAAACTGCAATATATGTTGCTCAGTCTTTGAGGATTCCAGTAATTATGGGTGTGTTCACCGATTCTTGCTTGCAGGTGTTGGCCAGAAAAATTGGGATGACT GAAATAAAGAAGATAAAATATTCGGACTGGAAAGATTTCGACAACAATGAGATATTCCCTAATCTGAGGCAGGATCGAACTAGCTGTTCCCTAATGGCTGGAAGAGTACCATTACCTCCACCACCTCCAGTAACCGAGACCATAATAGTGGAAGAACCacgaaagaagaagaaataa
- the LOC123311844 gene encoding uncharacterized protein LOC123311844 translates to MSRKFRNEQLKLKQLNAEVQEELDRVKLQREKIFAPIIWKDIPAQGLQIQDLKVPMFEESMKLIEKHFLDEDLLCRNANLSKDPVSVKSFLSIVHFNLKYRQSIALVDVENKKIVGVLILKTVQKNDCGRVFDRVQMIEGDAFREVSRFLGQVTRKLDIYEYFNIDTYLEYVLLCIKKNHRHRGLGYQLMECGLSVARAQQCPIVSGIFVTHKLQKRAEKLGMKILYKLSYLDWKDEDGEMIFPEPGAGNYYCAMMGGEVPPPLPPPPPPKEEVVVVEEKKLTRVERLAQMDKDKSKSQRRTSLLNP, encoded by the exons ATGAGTAGAAAATTCCGCAATGAGCAACTCAAACTCAAGCAGCTCAACGCAGAAGTGCAGGAAGAGTTGGACAGGGTCAAATTGCAGAGGGAAAAAATTTTCGCGCCGATAATCTGGAAGGATATCCCAGCTCAGGGTCTCCAAATTCAAGATTTGAAGGTTCCGATGTTCGAAGAGTCCATGAAGCTGATTGAG AAACACTTCCTCGACGAAGACCTGTTGTGTCGAAACGCCAACCTGAGCAAGGATCCAGTCTCAGTCAAGTCTTTTCTTAGTATTGTCCACTTCAATTTGAAATATAGACAATCTATAGCTCTGGTTGATGTCG AAAACAAAAAGATTGTTGGCGTTCTGATTCTGAAAACTGTCCAGAAGAACGACTGTGGTCGCGTTTTTGACAGAGTACAAATGATCGAAGGAGACGCATTCAGAGAAGTCAGTAGATTCCTCGGTCAAGTAACCAGGAAGTTGGatatttatgaatatttcaacatcGATACATATCTCGAATACGTGTTATTGTGTATCAAgaaaaaccatagacatagag GTCTTGGTTATCAACTAATGGAATGTGGGCTGAGTGTTGCAAGAGCCCAGCAATGTCCAATTGTTTCTGGGATTTTCGTAACACATAAACTTCAAAAACGCGCTGAAAAACTTGGAATGAAA ATACTGTATAAGCTCAGTTATCTCGATTGGAAGGATGAAGATGGAGAGATGATTTTTCCAGAGCCTGGAGCAGGAAATTATTATTGCGCAATGATGGGTGGTGAAGTACCCCCACCACTACCTCCACCGCCACCTCCAAAAGAAGAAGTCGTGGTGGTTGAGGAGAAAAAGCTGACACGCGTTGAGAGACTAGCTCAAATGGACAAGGATAAGTCCAAGTCACAGAGGAGGACCAGTTTATTGAATCCTTAA